The following are from one region of the Bactrocera oleae isolate idBacOlea1 chromosome 6, idBacOlea1, whole genome shotgun sequence genome:
- the bin gene encoding forkhead box protein biniou gives MIKSEEIMDSNGHTTGYNGLHHSTHLPHHNSIYRNLPSNIISTTNFTPLTYADQSGMLRMPQESPELQEEKPDLNYLDRKYYATMMTQQQPVHVSEAASYGLTSLHTMCASPHPNNESDIGMLIPLSPNSSPPNEGGLKVPTDGELQQYAATQQRIIASKVVDMNSHYTPTIKYCSSNTIFNTSEYLPHNESEQPPPPSAIPVSAAVSSSDILTQSLQRMPNVVGSISSVASSSTAPSGVITSSHSVSGQLCSTTDTMSYSNSSSPAKSVHSAQSEAGQQQQQQQQTQQQQQTQQQSNSSSSQELTPPDTTKKSGTRRPEKPALSYINMIAMAIKESPTGKLTLSEIYSFLQKRFEFFRGPYVGWKNSVRHNLSLNECFKKLPKSMSVGKPGKGNYWTIEQNSAYMFEDEASLRRRPRGYRSKLKVKSYPSTNGFYATSSYDPSMDNANFYATQPYASYDYATSSAAAAAPFTDSWNSHAAHTQTLPQYSNIAAASSVLHGGNNNSATPPLAHTLTSSALVSGSGSPSHVTSTALQSSNPGLDYATATMVAANYPYASTAGGGGGVGGGASAAYSLDNGLRSMTISHMHQHQQQQHHHSAMTPPPPPLPPSSTSMGNAALIDRKPIFLPSMTPPSSGSMSTPPLHHQHLVGSNNGNGGGYYEHIKFSN, from the exons atgatcAAAAGCGAAGAAATTATGGATTCAAATGGACATACGACCGGCTATAATGGCCTGCATCACAGCACACATTTACCTCATCACAATAGCATCTACCGTAATTTGCCATCGAACATCATATCCACGACCAACTTCACGCCACTAACGTATGCCGATCAAAGCGGAATGCTGCGCATGCCACAGGAGTCACCCGAATTGCAGGAGGAGAAACCCGATCTCAATTACCTCGATCGCAAATACTACGCGACCATGATGACGCAGCAGCAACCGGTGCATGTTTCGGAAGCTGCGTCCTATGGTCTTACATCATTGCACACTATGTGTGCCTCACCGCATCCGAACAATGAGAGTGACATTGGCATGCTGATACCGTTATCACCCAATTCATCACCGCCCAATGAGGGTGGTCTTAAAGTGCCGACGGACGGTGAGCTGCAGCAATATGCAGCCACACAACAGCGCATCATCGCCTCGAAAGTGGTGGACATGAATTCACATTATACACCGACCATCAAGTATTGTTCGAGTAATACGATTTTCAATACATCCGAGTATTTGCCGCACAACGAGAGCGAACAACCGCCACCGCCGTCCGCCATACCTGTGTCTGCAGCGGTCAGCTCCAGTGATATTTTGACACAATCTCTACAACGCATGCCAAATGTGGTCGGCAGTATATCATCGGTGGCAAGTTCGTCGACGGCGCCGTCAGGTGTTATAACCAGTTCGCATAGCGTTTCCGGTCAATTATGTTCCACCACCGACACAATGTCCTATTCGAATAGTTCCTCGCCGGCTAAGTCGGTGCATAGCGCTCAGAGTGAGGCtggtcaacaacaacaacagcagcagcagacacaacagcagcagcagacaCAACAACAGTCGAATTCGTCATCTTCACAGGAGCTTACACCGCCAGATACGACGAAAAAATCCGGCACCCGACGTCCTGAGAAACCCGCATTAAGTTATATCAACATGATTGCGATGGCAATTAAGGAGTCTCCAACGGGAAAGCTAACGCTTAGTGAAATCTACAGTTTTCTGCAGAAAAG ATTCGAATTCTTTCGCGGTCCATATGTGGGTTGGAAAAACTCAGTGAGACATAATCTTAGTCTAAATGAGTGCTTTAAAAAGTTGCCGAAGAGTATGAGTGTGGGCAAGCCGGGTAAAGGAAATTACTGGACCATTGAACAGAACTCAGCGTATATGTTTGAGGATGAAGCTAGTTTGCGTAGGCGACCGCGCGGTTATCGATCGAAGCTTAAAGTGAAATCATACCCAAGTACAAATGGATTTTACGCAACTTCCTCCTATGATCCTAGCATG GACAACGCCAATTTCTACGCCACACAACCGTATGCTTCCTATGATTACGCTACCAGCAGCGCTGCCGCTGCAGCGCCATTCACAGATTCCTGGAATTCACACGCTGCCCATACACAGACCCTACCACAGTATTCAAATATAGCCGCCGCTTCATCGGTGCTGCatggcggcaacaacaacagcgccacGCCGCCACTGGCACACACACTGACATCCTCGGCGTTGGTGAGCGGCTCGGGCAGCCCTTCGCATGTCACTTCGACGGCGCTTCAAAGCTCGAATCCGGGTTTGGATTATGCGACAGCAACCATGGTGGCCGCCAATTATCCATACGCCAGTACGGCTGGTGGCGGTGGCGGCGTAGGAGGTGGCGCAAGCGCCGCTTACAGCCTTGATAACG GCTTGCGCTCAATGACCATCTCACACATGcaccaacatcaacaacaacagcatcatCATTCAGCGAtgacaccaccaccaccacctttGCCGCCCAGTTCAACGTCAATGGGTAATGCGGCGCTTATCGATCGGAAGCCCATCTTCTTACCCTCTATGACACCACCCTCGTCCGGTTCCATGTCTACGCCGCCGTTGCATCACCAGCATTTAGTCGGGAGCAATAACGGCAATGGCGGCGGCTATTATGAACATATCAAGTTCTCAAATTAA